A segment of the Meriones unguiculatus strain TT.TT164.6M chromosome 10, Bangor_MerUng_6.1, whole genome shotgun sequence genome:
ACCAATATTTGGAGTATATGGGGGGATTCACATGAGAGCTGGGGACACAATAGTTCTGCTTCATGGTGATTAGATCAGAGAATGCATACAAAAGGGCTTTGGACCTGCTAAATAACAGCTATTGCTTCTTGCGTGCTGATAAAGCTAAAGCAACAAACTGCAAAGTTACAACCATGAGGAACAGAAATAATCAAGATAAGACAGAGCAGAAGACACAGAACATGAACCTcatgtaaaaaatgaaaaacaaaaaaaaacaccaccatGATCAAGAGGTAGTTATTATGATCAAGAAATGGTTCCTTTCTATTTAATAACTGATTCTGTATACTCTGTGCCAAACATCCTTCTAAACACAAATATTAACTCATTTATTATAATAGCAAATATTagatcatttattataatttcataTATAATAACACATCTAATAATATGTTGTTATAATAACACATTGTTCCTGCCTCTACACTGCACCAAAGGACAGAGGGAAGAGACAGCTTGCGTGAATATACATTTGGTAGAAGGTGGTGCCTGAGGCTGACACCCAGCAGTCTGGCTCTAGGGTTCTCACCTTCAGCTATCATGTGAGACTGCCTCTCTCCCTGGGTCATCATAATGTCACCTTGACAGGTGGGAAAGAGACTATGTAGCCTAGTGACATCTAAGGGGAAACACTTCACAAGTACCTGGAGCCTCTGTTTCTGGATCCTCTCTTGATTCGCCTTGAAGTTTGCTTTGTCGATCTCCATTTGACTCAGTTTCTCTTGATactgtctctcctcctctgctctcctttgctctttctggatGCGAATCGCCTCCAGCCTCTGTGCTTCAGCCCTTGCAGCCCTGGCTCTCTCTCGTTCCTCTGAGGAGAAAGTAAAGGACAAGTCTGTAGGAAGAGGACAGTGCTCTCCCCTTGCAAATGCAGGCCGTGTTAATTTTAACCTTATTGTACACCGTGCATTGCTTCCATTTTCTCCTCACCTTTCCTCTGCCTTTCCTTGGCTGTGAGAGCTTGGTCTGTTTGCAGAATTGTATTGCTCAGTGGTTCTTTAGCCTTCAAATACTGCTGTAGCATTTCCTCTGCCTGGGAATCCCAAAAATATGCTGTTAGAATTAGGAAATGCTATCTGCAATCTggaaaatgtcattatttcctcTTCCACTATCCCTTCTGGGGAATGCTCAGCCTGTACGTGCTGCGACTATCCATCAATCCTCACCCATGGGAATGATGCTGGCCTGGGCCATCAGAACACCCAGGGCTGCTACAAGTAACAGTCTTATTTACGGGTGGATGAAGACTGACGTTTGGGTGTTTCAAAATGCTAATGTTGGTGCTGGAGCAGATATGCCTTCCCTCCTCTGACTGGTAAATCTCTAAGGGCAAGCTAAACTTTTGGAACATGTCAGAGgcatgtttggtgtgtgtgtcgGCGGGGAGGGACTTGAAAATGAAGCTAACAGTCAGAAAAACGAAGTAGGGGTtggaaagaaataaatataaggaAAATGAATTACATCATTTGGCCTCTGGAATGTATCTATATATGGAATAAAAGCCCTTTAAGCCAATAAATGATTGTTTCCTTAAATTGGCTTCACTACTTGAGACTCTGTCTTGTGTAATCCTAATTAGTCCCTTTGATGCTCACGAACATTGATGGCTACAATAGGAATCTAATGATCACAGCGATGCATTGCTTTAATCTACAGCTGTTGCAGCTGTTACAGCTGTATCAGCTCCCTGCTATGACATCTGTACCAAGTGCATGTTCAGGCAGCGGAGGAGTACCTCACAGGCAGAGACAAAGCACATCCCTCACGCGTACTGGGATGAAGGGTACCTGTGTTCCCTTCCCTGGCTGCTGGCGATACTGTGCCTTCAGCTGTTCCATCTTCTGAAGGAAGAGATTGTGGCCTCCTGGTTTAGCATAGATGCCCTGTGCTGCTTCTTGTTCCAGAGGCTTGAAAATACTCTCAAGTAGGGCTGAGCAGTGGTTTGCAGAAGCCTCCACATTCTTCTTACAAATCTCATCCTGCTTTGCACTTAGTAGGTTCTTCAAATGGATAAAAAACAAACCCCATGGAGATGTTAGATACACTTCAATGTTTCTGAGAATTGCTTTTCAAAATaatctacattttattttcttagagacTTAGAGAAATGTATGCAAGATTACATACTTATCAAGGCTGGAAAAGTTGTAAAAATAATACTCTATGAAAAGTTACATTAATTGGCATtagaagtttctttgtttttaaagagcagATTTATTAAGTTGTTTTATTAAGGAAAAGTCAGAAAGAACTCCTGTGGGTAGAgaactctctttttttaaatttttatgttgacATTTTCCTACATTTATGCAAGTGAGGTTTACTCATGTTTACCATCATTACCTTCTCCCACCATTTCTCCTTTGTCTACAGAAAcccttctgtatgtgtgtgtctgtgtgtgcctgtacctgtgtgtgtgtgtgtgtgtgtgtgtgtgtgtgtgtgtgtgtgtgtggcaatgtGCCTGTGTGTCCCACTGAATTCAATTGAAGGTACTTAAACCTCTTTTCGCAAGATGTTATTTTTCCCTTAGATGTATTTTTATGATTGCAGAACTCTAACTTGCACCATAATTTTAAATGCAACCAACTATTtaacaacaattttttttcagtgtttgtaCCTCAAGGTGAGTGTGAAATTGAATCACTGGCTACAGTAGCTGCTTATTCTATTAATCCTATGTTCATTGTATCTTCGTAGATGCAAAGGAGATTCTATCTGTTTGATCAATAAAAACTAAACATTCTCTTAATGATGATTTTTAGTGAAGTAAAATAAAttcaaggtttttaaaaataagtataacCTAGTacagatgtgtatgtgtgtgtgtgtgtgtgtgaatgtcaaggtctttgcagccagtttCTTTTCTGGCTTGCCCCTTTGCCAAATAAACTCATATCAAGGCCACATAAGTTACTGTCATCACTTTCCAGTCTAGtggagactgattttttttttttttacttagtccTATTTTTACCACTTGCAGAAGTATTCTTGCCTTCTATTGACATTTGATGTTTTcaaacagagaaaataataaCCTCCAATTCCTTCTGGAAACATTGGTCCTCATCCTTGAAAGAATGCTTCCTGAAGATTTCCATGGCCTCTGTCTCACAGGCCCTGTGCAGGTCCAGCAGCTCCTGGGGGGTCTCTGTGGGCAGCTTCACCCTCTGGCTCATCTGCTGGTCATAGTGGGTGATGGCCTTCTGCACGGCGGCCGAGTTCTCTCTCCGGGCCAAGGTTACCACCGTGTTCTCTATGCAGGGCAAAGCTCCGCTGTTGATGGCATCAACATAGGTCTGCACGAGGCTttccagaccttcagagaagaaagagaTGTCTGTTTCATTTGTGGAAAAGGAGTCTAATCTATATGGATTCGTTCTGAGAACACTAACTACGAATTGCCTGAAGTTTTTCAGCATTCTGGACAGTATTCAAGTGGCCTAGAGGAGTTCTTTGAATAGCTATGTGATCAAGTACACAGGTCATTCTTTCTTTGAAGAAAAGcatataaaaaaacaacaacaaaaccttaagATTGTCCATgctgaaagaagaaaatagaagaattCTCAAGATCTACGTGGTGGCCTGCATTTTTATCCTCCCCCATAAAGAAATAAGATGATCATATAAAAGTCATGGATATTAATTTGATTAAAATGCTTTAGGTCTTTGTTTCTTTAAGCTccctttcacttttctttctctcagttttctatttcattcatttttatctttgttttactttatcaTGGTTAAGGTTGTATGTGTTAATTTCTTCTGTAAATATGATTCTGTGATCCAGACCTTATTCTTCATCAAAACtcccttggttttttttttgtttttgtttttgttttttccttttcagcttctgCATTAAGGTAATACAAATTCTTTTCACAATAGAGTATTTGCCAAGCTCTAAAACATGGGCTTCTTAAGATAAACTGCATTAAGGAGTTTGTATAGACATCTTTCAAGATTCTAGACAATATGGGATTTTGTTCAACATCTGTACCAAGCAAATTCTATTTCTACATTGaacatgtatgtatttttcttacCTTAATTTATCTTATCTTGTGCAAATTAGGTActgtttcataaaataaaaatccaacatATATTGTGGAAATGTGGTCAACCCACATGAGTTAATCTGTTTCAAGAGTAAATGGTTAGAGTTTCTCTAACTTCTTGTCTTCATTCTTATGATTAAATCTGATTTAACTTTGAGGTTTTTACTAAAATAATACTAGATGTGTGCTTGATACCTACTGTAACTTTGTTAGCATGGTACATTGGATTTCCATCATGTCAATTCATCAACAAAGAATCCCTAGTTGTCCTTTATTCTTTATGACACGTTGGaagaaaagcttttaaaaagtaCTCACGGGGTCCATTGACCTGGATGCCTCCAGGAAGCGTCTTGATCTTAGAATGGGTGAAGATGTGAGAACAGAATTCTGACAGGTCCTGCAGAAAATCTGGACTTAGCTCGTCACTCCTGAGTGTCTGGAGCTGGGAAAGCTTTTTTCCATGAGTAGGAGAATCAAAAACAAAGCATTTCTTTACTGGGAAGAACTTCTGTATGCAGAGTCGTGGCAGATTGAACATTTGGGTTTTCTCATCACTACCTATAGAAGGAAATGAAGGATTTATCtagaatataatttatatatactcTAATCTATTTACTTTAAATAAATATCCTTTTCCCCGATGGTGCACCAAGATTAAAAATTAACTAgtgaaggaaacaaaagaaaggaaagaaatgtgtTCAATACCTTAATACTAATGAAATTTAATATTGAATCTATTAGTTCACATTCTCAATTAAATGTTCATTATTATTTTGCTGGGTGGGTAAATATGGAAAATGATATACTTAGCTGCCTATAAAAAGATAAGTTCCTgggtacttttctttctttttcccaaacTGAAGCTCCATTACCTTGTTTCAGCTTCAGCGAATTCTCCAGATACTCATCTGACGTGATGGCATGTCCGTCGGTTTCCAGGCTCAGGTAGAAGTCTCTCAGAGTCCACACCAAGTCTGGGAAGAAGCTCACATCAGCAGGTTCCTCAGCTTCATTAACGCCAGAGGAGTTTCTCGTTCgaagcagatctgtgagttctgTCACATTGCTGAGACACAGCTGAGGAAAGCTGGCAGAAGCGGGGCTGCAGCTTATGCTTCCAGaaatcctctctcttcttcccctctgcACTGAGCTCAATCAACACTGTGTAGGTGACACGCACGAGCGCTCTTTTCCTTGTGTTTCTACTCTGCAGCATATTTTAGTGTATGTGATGTATACacgtctgtgtatgtgtgtgtgtgctcttctgTGTGTGCAGATGTAGAGCTCTTTCGAAGCCAGACATTGGTATTGGGTATCTTTTTCTATTActcttgttctttgagacagggtctcttgccgAACCTGGACCTATCTGATTGGTTAGATTAAATGCCATGaagctccaggaatcctcctgtctctgactgTCCACACCTACACCCACCCTTGAGGTTAAaggtgcacactcacacagctgGCTTTTTATGTGATTGTTATGGATCCAAACTCTTGTCCTGGTGTGACAAGTGTGTCACTGACTGAACCTCCTCCTTAACTTCTTATTTTAATTGTTAGGAGTCTACAAGGTCTCATGGGCACATCAATGGTATGTTTTCTCCAGCATGGTCCTGTTCTGGATCACAAAAGGATACTGTAGTAGATCGATAGCCCCCTGGTCAATTTTGTTCATGGTGTTGTATACAAAGGTGCTACTGAGAAGGATCGCCAGTGAGAAGATCTGAGTATCATTCTTTTCATCAATCTAGAAATAGATCGGAACAAATTGGAGTCCTGTGTCAGGGCATTCTTGGGTAAGTGGTACTAAAAATAAAACGGTGATATGCcaacattaaacaaaacaaacaaacaaaatttgtaGGCATGTATTTTGCATGCTTTTCTCTTTGGCAATTTTGTGGTGATCTACCCATGCTAACTCACTAGTCTTTCTTCTAATGACTCTGAGATAgttgcaaaatgaataaagttagTGGATATCtaagtgtttatgtttatattttaaaatacttaaaactaAAGTTTTACAGGGACAAAACAGACCTGCCTTAAAAGTgtgatatatataattatatataatacaatatattatcatatatattatgtattattacCCACAAGCAGCTTGCATTTCCAAAGACAACACTGTGGAATGGGTTTATAACTATTTGTCTCTTGTCGCAGATGAATAAATCAAGCTCAAATTATGGCTTGTCCTCTTTGAATCTTgacaaatcaaaaaaaaaaaaaaaaagaaaaacgaacAAGCAAAAAAGCTCTTTCACAATGGACATTCAAGAGAAAGATCTAGCTCTGTCCCAGAACCAGCTCACACTGGTTCATAAAACACACTTCTCCCCAAGTTCATGTAGGACTTGACATTGGAAGATTCAAGCCAACGATGAAGggaacattaagaaaaaaagtaaagcGCTGTGGACTGAGGCATTCTGTTCGTAGTGAGGAGTGTGTTAAAATCGCACCAGCGTTCAACTAGAGAATGCCCATTTTTCTACTGTTCATGCAACGAGTTGGgaaggacaaagaaagaaaaaacgtTTGGAGAGACTTCCTCTTTTTGTCAAAGCTAGGAGCAACATGTACTACAGGCATGAGCTGAGCAACTTGACCTAACCAGTAGCCAGCTAACTAGCCCATGTTCTCTGCAGGGCTGGGTTTGGAACGGTGATTTTGATTCCACTGTGTTTAAGTACTTCGGACGTTCTTAGTTCACCTGTAATTCcacccccctgcccccaccccagtgCTGAGTCTGCCTTATTTCTCACTCCTTGTATCCAAGATCTGACTGTTTTAAAAGTGAGAGAAAAGCGTGTTCAGGTCAACTAGAAACACCAAGTTAATGGGTGGGGAGAAGGGAGTTTCCTTCACTAAGAGCGTTTAAAGACACAAGATGATAACTCCAATCCAAACAGAATCCTTTCTCCTTACCTTCTCCACATCCCCCAGGCCCTCAGTGTCAAGCAGTACCAGGGTGTGGCCCGGCTTTTGGGGATGAGGCACACACCACATCCAGATGCCCTTGGTGTGAGACTGCACAGTGGATCCGACAGCAAAGCCTGAAAAGCAAAGTGAGCAGGAGTGATGGGAAAGGGGATCTGGACTTCATGTGTTCCCTTGAGAATTTAAGGGAAAGAAGATGACAAGGCAGTAGACATGACAAGTGACGATCTAAATGGCAGCCGAGGAATGGGCAAATAATATTAAGGACTGAAAGTTGGGATTTGATGCCCTAAAGCATGATCTCATGCTTCTAAAAGTTTAGTAGTTTAAATCTATTTCATTGAATTTATTTCATTGATGTTTTACTTCATATAAAGGGAACATATTTTGCTTTTCCCAGAAGTTGTTGGGAATAAAAACATGCTAAGTCACAGATAGAGAGCTTCCCTTTATCTACCAGAAGATACAGACAGCTGCTGTGGCTCACACGTTAGCTGTCCGTGCCCAGCCAGGTTCCTAACTTTCCTCAGACCCTGGGCTGGATGTGGACAGCCCAGTAGACAGAGGGGACTCAGCAAGCGTGGGGAGTGGTGCTCACCTTTCTCCTTCCCAGCCAGCTTGTTCATCAGGTAGGATTTGCCTGTGCGGTAGAGGCCCACGATTGCCACCACCACGACTGGCTCTGTGATGGCAGACAGGATCTTCAGGGCTTCCTGGTTAGCCACTAGCTGTTCCTCGGTGTTGCCAATGAGGCACATGGGTTCTGACATATGAATCTCTGGGGCCATGTCTAAGATGTTACTTGTCTGCCGGGGAAGAAATGGGATGGCCTGAAATTTCCAGTGTTTAAGGAAAGGCGTTTTACCCActgaacccctgcacaaatggcTTGTTGGGTTGCCTGAGTTTccaagatattaaaaaataaaaaatataaaaacagaaagaaatcgCAAATAGCAATAACTCCTCTCTCTGCAAAGACCGGTAGCAGCATACCCCACAGCCGCTCAAGTACTTGACCTACACAGGAAACCCATAGCCCAAGCCGACCTGCTGACAGTTTGTGTCCGGCTCCTTCTGCTGGCTTCTGGCTTGCCACTTTTTCTTGGCTCGCACCTGCTGACTTCCCTGGAGTGACTGCTTGTTACTTGTCACTTGTTGCTTTTTTCTTACTCAGGCTTACTCAGCCCTGACAGGGCTGTGTCAGGGCGCTGGAGGCCCCGGTCTCAGACCTCCTCAGCATTTTACTTTGCAACTCACGCCTTGCTCTTCCTCACGCAAACTATCTATGAGGTTGCCCACTGTTCTGGATGCAATCTCTGTTCTAAGTAGCAATTAGGGATACCGAGAGGTTGGAGCCaagggggcggggtggggggggagaagAGAATGGCTAGAAGGCATTTCTAGCCTTCAGTTTAGTCCCTACCCATTATCAGGCAGCAAAAATGACACTGAATAAACACTGCTGCCAGATGTGAGATTCTGTTCCTCTAATAACACTGTGACTTAATCTTTAATAGGGGTAATCCAgcacaacattttaaaaactaaacgGTAACAGTCTCTTGCCACCCGTACCGAGTCTTACCTTAACAAAAATTGAGGAGCCGGAGCAAGAGCTGGTAAGAAAGCTGCTTCCCAGAGGAATCGGTAAGAGTGCAAACCCGTAGGAGCCCCCTTATTTATCTGTGCGTGTTTCTGAGCAATAATAGCCTGCCCTGAAAATTTCCTTTGCACTCCCAGCTCTCTGGCAGATAGCTTTTTGTATAAGCTAACATCAGGAAATTCCAACAGGGTTCTCTAAACTGAAACTGAAACTACGTAAGTTCAGCCCATCCAGTTAAAGGGGATTTCCCACAGTGTTGTCTGACAACACTTTGATATATCACTGAACTGACTTCCCAAAAGTTGCCCCTGGTTGCTGAAGGAGAATTTTGACAGCTTTTGTAATTATTGCAAACATGGTTTATTTTATACCTTTTGAACGAGGGTGATATTTTCTCTGGTTTAGAAACAGAGATGTTTTGAAGGGAAACCTTACATGCTATTTGAGGACTAATTTCTTGGAGTTGTTCCTGCATCCGCTTAATACTTATTTCATTGGTAGTAGGTTGACCAAGGAGCACAGGGTACCTTTTATGGGTTCTTAAATCccatatataaaagaaataaaacggGATTAAAAGGAAAATTGAGTACAACTTTATTTGAgttggagagagaaaagtaacaggacagacCATCTGCAGATTTCAGGTGCCCAGAAGGCAGAAGTAGATAAGGAAAAAGATCACGATTTCTGGGTTAGAGACCAATGTAGCAAGCTGACTCAGCAGTGAAAGTGAAAGTTCATAAGCATCTCCATGGGGGTGAGGGGGCGGGGAGGATGTTTCTTTAGACAGAATGAGAAGTCCTAGAGCTTCAGGGCAGCAGGCTGAGGACTTTGACTGGCATCCAATATAAGAAAATGGAAAGCGGGGAAAGAAAAAGTTATACTCTCTGAGAGTCTATTAGCATCTACATTAGGGGAGGGGCTTCTGGGGTAAATAAGTATCTCATTGGGAGAATAGTTACTTCTTACATCTTAATACACCTGCAAGTATAACAAGTGTTTGAAGTGACAGCTTTTTGAGGGGCATTTTCCTGCCCAGGTGATTGACAGGCTCATTTGGATGAACTCCTAAGAAAGGGAACAATCATGTATATTTGTAATCTTATACCATTTGGTGCAGTTTGGAGTGCCATGTTTTCCCTCAAGACTAATGATGTGAGCCAAGTCCAATTCTTTTGAGCAAAACTCAAGTAGCAGAGtggattaaaataattttaaaaatagttccaTAAAATATCTATGCCTCACCAAGAAGAAATAGCCTTCCCTTCAATGGTGTTCAACAAAGCTCTACTTCCTCCACCTTCTTAGAATCCGGGACAAAATAGCTGTATGTTAACAGGTCCTGGAGACAACACTGTTGTCCACTATCGGGACAAGGAAACACAGGTAAATGCCTCACACACGCAGACTTCTGCACTATGGTTATACACAGCTAATGAGGTTCAGCCACGTGGACATGGGATACGTTGATATTTGCAGACTCTGTTCTGTGGAGTCTAACTCTCAGGAAGATAGACAGACTCTCTTCAGATCACAGTTGCCTATAAGCTTCTTGGTAGCGACAGCCTTTGCTTTATGATCCAGAGACGCAGCAGGATCTGGTGAGACAAGAAGGGAAGCTTCTCCTGAGGCCAGCTGGAGCAGCCAGAACAACGCCACCCTGCATTTGTTGTTATGGGGGAAGCTTGAACCACAAACAAAACATAAGTAACCTGTCCTTGGTGCCCTTTCTTCAACTGCCTCTTTGAGTCAGAAATCaagtcaaaagagagagagagagagagagagagagagagagagagagagagagagagagtttaccTGCTCCAGCTCCTATAGCCGGAGCTCTCACACCCAGCAACACTTCCTTCTGCTTGTCTGTATCCCTGTTTATATAAGCTCAGAGCAGTAACATTCTGCTCCAAAGCTGAAATAGAAAGTAAAGTGATTCAAAACAGCGTTTAGCTTTCAGCAGAGGCACCTCTAAAGCACTAGGTGTAGAGGTGGGAAGAGGTAAGAAGAGCAGTGATTAATGTGTGGCACGCTCTGATAACACAGGCAGCCCTTTCTATAGAAGTGTAAACAACTGGGCTGTTCCAAAGGCTTTCTACCCTCAGACGGGAGAGCAGCAGCACTTCAGAGTGAGGGTGTGCGTCTAAGggattct
Coding sequences within it:
- the LOC110564143 gene encoding guanylate-binding protein 5-like; the protein is MAPEIHMSEPMCLIGNTEEQLVANQEALKILSAITEPVVVVAIVGLYRTGKSYLMNKLAGKEKGFAVGSTVQSHTKGIWMWCVPHPQKPGHTLVLLDTEGLGDVEKIDEKNDTQIFSLAILLSSTFVYNTMNKIDQGAIDLLHNVTELTDLLRTRNSSGVNEAEEPADVSFFPDLVWTLRDFYLSLETDGHAITSDEYLENSLKLKQGSDEKTQMFNLPRLCIQKFFPVKKCFVFDSPTHGKKLSQLQTLRSDELSPDFLQDLSEFCSHIFTHSKIKTLPGGIQVNGPRLESLVQTYVDAINSGALPCIENTVVTLARRENSAAVQKAITHYDQQMSQRVKLPTETPQELLDLHRACETEAMEIFRKHSFKDEDQCFQKELENLLSAKQDEICKKNVEASANHCSALLESIFKPLEQEAAQGIYAKPGGHNLFLQKMEQLKAQYRQQPGKGTQAEEMLQQYLKAKEPLSNTILQTDQALTAKERQRKEERERARAARAEAQRLEAIRIQKEQRRAEEERQYQEKLSQMEIDKANFKANQERIQKQRLQEEAERIKAAQEAELRKLQEQLQAVREWSYHSSNDCILL